One stretch of Chitinophaga pendula DNA includes these proteins:
- a CDS encoding trifunctional MMPL family transporter/lysophospholipid acyltransferase/class I SAM-dependent methyltransferase → MIAGYFASRIRLEEDITRILPRDEKLNKLQQVFQDSKFADKLVLTLSLKDTTGIPQPDSLTTFAAGFSSIAATQLSPYIKQLQGQTEDASVMDLMTVIRTHLPVFLEEKDYDSIDALITTNRLQQTLQQDYQTLISPAGLVMKQMIQADPVGISWLGIRKLQRLQYDEQFELYDGYVMTKDQRHLLLFITPVYPPGATGKNAPFLRLLDTTLDSLQQQHPLLKASYFGATAVSVGNAAQLRRDTLFTQGITVVLLVVLIAFFFRKKRAPLLVMIPVAFGGLFSLGGVALLKGSISVIALGGGSVVLGIAVNYSLHVFNHYRHLPDIREVIKDLATPMTVGSFTTVGGFLCLQLVKSPILQDVGLFAALSLVGAALYSLIFLPHWIVMGKQPAKDSIPRHTWLDKIAEYRPERSKLLIAGILLLTVVFFFTARYVSFESDMMRMNFMSPALQDAEARLNHINAYAAQSIYVVTEGKDLEEALRHQEQMMPLIQQLKQQGLVRKAVSVDGLLPSLQQQQQRIQRWNRFWTPEKKQRLLAYLQQQGPAVGFRPAAFTPFAEWLHNDFITLSAEDLALLKKGPLSDFITEKTDRTSLVTLLKVETANKPSVYKALEGLENTTALDKQYTANRLAQIIRDEFNSIAWMTSVLVFLALLLSYGRIELALITFIPMLVSWVWILGIMGLFGIRFNIVNIILSTFIFGLGDDYSIFTMDGLIQQYKSGKQYLSSFRSSIFFSAITTILGLGVLIFAQHPSLRSIALISIIGIGCVVLISQVLIPFLFNWLITDRVTKGLAPWTLTGWGKSVFAFFYFTIGSLLLTVVGFVLIRLNPFNKQKGKYLYHVALSAYTHSLLYIMANVKKRIVNPLNEQLETPAVIISNHQSFLDILVSTMLHPKVILLTNDWVWRSPVFGAVVRMAEYYPVADGAESSIDKLREKVEQGYSIVVYPEGTRSPDPVIKRFHKGAFFIAEQLNLDVLPMVIHGTAYTMSKGDFLLKDGLITVKYLPRIKQDDLQWGVGYAARTKQISRYFKKEYEQLRQATEIPAYYREQLLYNYLYKGPVLEWYMRIKTSMEKNYALFHELLPQEGRIVDVGCGYGFLPYMLHFLSPARRITGVDYDEDKIATATHAYLRKAQLDFVCADITAYDLPPADAFVISDVLHYLQPEQQEHLLLRCISRLNDGGMILLRDGDADMKQRHKRTRLTELFSTRLLGFNKTSQPLAFFSAAHIEQLMVNAGAICERIDNTRFTSNIIFVIRKNPPKQHEQL, encoded by the coding sequence ATGATAGCTGGCTACTTCGCTTCTCGGATCAGACTTGAAGAAGATATCACCCGCATCCTGCCCCGCGACGAGAAACTCAACAAACTGCAACAGGTCTTCCAGGATTCTAAATTTGCGGATAAACTTGTACTGACGTTATCCCTGAAAGATACTACCGGCATCCCCCAACCGGATAGCTTAACCACTTTCGCTGCCGGATTCTCTTCCATAGCTGCTACACAATTGTCCCCCTATATCAAACAACTGCAGGGACAAACAGAAGATGCCTCCGTAATGGACCTGATGACGGTCATCCGTACACATCTGCCTGTTTTCCTCGAAGAAAAAGATTATGATTCCATTGATGCATTAATTACCACAAACAGATTACAACAAACTTTACAGCAGGACTATCAAACCCTGATCTCTCCGGCAGGATTGGTCATGAAACAAATGATACAGGCCGACCCGGTAGGTATCAGCTGGTTAGGTATCCGTAAGTTACAACGTCTTCAGTACGATGAACAGTTTGAATTGTACGACGGGTACGTGATGACCAAAGATCAACGTCACCTGCTGCTATTCATCACCCCTGTATATCCTCCCGGCGCTACAGGCAAAAATGCCCCTTTCCTGCGCTTACTGGATACAACGTTGGATAGTCTCCAGCAACAGCATCCTTTGCTGAAGGCAAGCTATTTCGGCGCTACCGCCGTATCTGTTGGTAATGCCGCCCAGCTTAGACGCGATACCTTATTTACGCAGGGTATCACAGTCGTGCTGCTGGTTGTGCTGATCGCGTTTTTCTTCCGTAAGAAAAGAGCACCATTGCTTGTGATGATACCAGTAGCATTCGGTGGACTGTTCTCCCTGGGAGGAGTAGCCTTATTAAAGGGAAGCATTTCAGTAATTGCATTGGGTGGAGGATCTGTAGTGTTAGGTATCGCTGTCAACTATTCCCTGCATGTCTTTAATCACTATCGCCACTTGCCCGATATCCGCGAGGTGATAAAAGACCTGGCCACTCCAATGACAGTTGGCAGTTTTACCACCGTCGGCGGATTCCTGTGTCTTCAACTGGTCAAATCCCCTATTCTGCAGGATGTCGGCTTATTCGCCGCCCTAAGCCTGGTGGGAGCCGCCTTATATTCACTGATATTCCTGCCCCATTGGATAGTAATGGGTAAACAGCCTGCAAAAGACAGCATACCCCGGCACACCTGGTTGGATAAGATCGCTGAATATCGCCCGGAACGCAGTAAGCTATTGATAGCGGGAATACTACTGCTTACCGTCGTATTTTTCTTTACCGCCCGGTATGTATCTTTTGAAAGCGATATGATGCGGATGAACTTTATGTCGCCTGCGTTACAGGACGCAGAAGCCCGGTTAAATCATATCAATGCCTATGCAGCCCAATCCATCTACGTTGTCACCGAAGGAAAAGATCTGGAAGAAGCACTGCGTCACCAGGAGCAGATGATGCCCCTGATACAGCAGCTAAAGCAGCAGGGATTGGTCAGGAAAGCAGTAAGCGTGGACGGCTTACTACCTTCCCTGCAGCAGCAGCAACAACGTATCCAGCGCTGGAACCGCTTCTGGACGCCGGAAAAGAAACAACGGTTATTAGCGTACCTGCAACAACAGGGACCTGCCGTCGGATTCAGACCTGCTGCATTTACGCCGTTTGCAGAATGGCTGCACAACGACTTCATTACCTTGTCTGCCGAAGACTTAGCCTTGCTTAAAAAAGGACCATTATCAGACTTTATCACAGAGAAAACAGATCGTACCTCCCTGGTAACTCTACTGAAAGTAGAGACCGCGAATAAACCATCCGTCTATAAAGCACTGGAAGGGTTGGAAAATACCACCGCGCTGGATAAACAATATACGGCCAACCGGCTGGCACAGATCATCCGGGATGAATTCAACAGTATCGCCTGGATGACTTCCGTACTGGTATTTCTCGCCTTACTACTATCATATGGCCGTATAGAGCTGGCCCTGATCACCTTTATACCCATGTTGGTAAGCTGGGTATGGATACTCGGGATCATGGGATTATTCGGCATCCGGTTCAATATCGTAAACATCATATTGAGCACCTTCATCTTCGGGTTGGGAGATGACTACAGCATCTTCACGATGGATGGGCTGATACAGCAATATAAATCCGGAAAACAATACCTGTCCTCTTTCCGGTCTTCTATCTTCTTTTCCGCCATTACCACGATATTAGGATTAGGTGTACTCATATTTGCACAACATCCTTCCCTTCGCTCTATCGCATTGATCTCCATTATCGGTATCGGCTGTGTAGTACTCATATCACAAGTACTCATACCTTTCCTGTTTAACTGGCTGATCACTGATCGTGTCACCAAAGGATTGGCCCCCTGGACCCTGACCGGCTGGGGTAAATCAGTATTCGCCTTCTTCTACTTTACCATAGGTAGCCTGTTGCTGACGGTAGTTGGATTTGTATTGATCCGGCTCAACCCATTCAACAAGCAAAAAGGAAAATATCTGTACCATGTAGCTTTGTCTGCATACACACATTCGCTATTGTACATCATGGCAAATGTGAAAAAACGTATTGTCAATCCTTTGAATGAACAGCTGGAAACACCGGCCGTTATTATCAGCAATCACCAGTCATTCCTGGATATACTGGTATCTACTATGCTGCATCCGAAAGTAATACTGTTGACGAATGACTGGGTATGGCGTTCTCCCGTATTTGGTGCCGTCGTCAGGATGGCAGAATATTATCCGGTGGCAGATGGTGCAGAAAGTAGCATAGATAAACTCAGAGAAAAAGTAGAACAGGGGTACTCCATTGTCGTATATCCCGAAGGCACGCGCTCACCGGACCCTGTTATCAAACGCTTTCATAAAGGCGCTTTTTTCATCGCAGAACAACTGAACCTGGATGTTCTGCCAATGGTGATCCATGGTACCGCCTATACCATGTCGAAAGGAGATTTTCTGCTGAAAGACGGACTGATAACCGTAAAATATCTTCCTCGTATCAAACAGGACGATCTGCAATGGGGAGTGGGATACGCCGCCCGCACCAAACAGATCAGCCGCTATTTTAAGAAAGAATATGAACAGCTGAGACAGGCAACAGAGATACCTGCATATTACCGCGAACAACTCCTCTACAATTACCTGTATAAAGGACCGGTATTGGAATGGTACATGCGTATCAAAACCAGCATGGAAAAAAACTATGCTTTGTTCCATGAGTTGTTGCCACAGGAAGGAAGGATTGTGGATGTAGGATGTGGATATGGATTCCTGCCTTATATGTTACACTTTTTGTCGCCGGCCCGTCGCATTACCGGTGTAGATTACGACGAAGATAAAATAGCAACAGCGACACATGCCTACCTCAGAAAAGCACAACTGGATTTCGTTTGTGCAGATATCACCGCATATGACCTGCCACCGGCAGATGCATTTGTGATCAGCGATGTACTGCATTATCTCCAGCCGGAACAACAGGAACATCTACTACTCCGATGTATCAGCCGGCTAAATGACGGTGGCATGATATTACTCCGTGATGGAGATGCTGATATGAAACAGCGGCATAAACGTACCCGCCTGACAGAGCTTTTCTCTACCCGTCTCCTGGGCTTTAACAAGACCAGCCAACCTTTGGCCTTTTTCTCCGCCGCTCATATAGAACAATTGATGGTAAATGCCGGTGCGATCTGCGAACGTATCGATAATACTCGCTTTACCTCCAATATCATTTTTGTTATACGGAAAAATCCCCCCAAGCAACATGAACAACTATGA
- a CDS encoding DUF2062 domain-containing protein: MSGTGDTYRQLFDNYKVAVLIPTYNNGTTLGAVLQSVLAYTSHVIVVNDGATDNTADILEQYPGIQLVTYMPNRGKGIALRRGFAYALQQGYDYVITIDADGQHFASDLPVFLDKLQENNQALVIGARNIREKNMPGKNTFANRFSNFWFYVETGIKAPDTQSGYRLYPLLLMKKMRFFCTRYEFEVEVLVRCAWRGIKIDWTPVQVYYPPAEERVSHFRPFRDFSRISVLNTVLVLITFLYIKPRDFIRFLFKKESWKKIWHEHVLNPNESNIKKALSIGFGVFMGIVPVWGFQMLIALLLATLFRLNRVLVIIAANISIPPMIPLIVFASFMMGKYWVGTDATFLVFTKALTLETIQQNVVQYLYGSITLAILAGLVATGITYLLLQWFRTSRTITTGPPAT; the protein is encoded by the coding sequence ATGAGCGGAACAGGAGATACATACAGGCAATTATTTGATAACTACAAGGTCGCGGTACTGATACCCACCTATAACAATGGGACTACCCTGGGTGCGGTACTGCAATCGGTATTAGCATACACGTCACACGTGATCGTCGTAAATGATGGTGCTACCGATAATACTGCAGATATACTGGAACAATATCCTGGTATACAGCTCGTTACCTATATGCCCAACCGGGGCAAAGGGATTGCGCTGCGCCGGGGTTTCGCCTATGCATTACAACAGGGATATGATTATGTGATCACTATCGATGCGGATGGACAACATTTCGCATCCGATTTGCCGGTATTCCTGGATAAACTCCAAGAAAACAACCAGGCATTGGTAATAGGTGCCCGCAATATCCGCGAAAAGAATATGCCGGGTAAAAACACCTTCGCCAATCGCTTCTCCAACTTTTGGTTCTATGTGGAAACTGGTATAAAGGCACCCGATACACAATCGGGATATCGCCTTTATCCACTGTTACTCATGAAAAAGATGAGGTTCTTCTGCACGCGCTACGAATTTGAAGTAGAGGTATTAGTGCGCTGCGCATGGAGAGGGATCAAAATAGACTGGACACCGGTACAAGTATATTATCCACCTGCCGAAGAAAGGGTCTCTCACTTCAGACCTTTTCGAGACTTCTCCCGTATCAGCGTATTAAATACCGTACTGGTACTGATCACCTTCCTGTACATAAAACCGAGGGACTTCATCCGCTTCCTGTTCAAAAAAGAAAGCTGGAAAAAGATATGGCACGAGCATGTACTGAACCCCAACGAGTCTAATATAAAAAAGGCGTTGTCAATAGGATTTGGTGTATTTATGGGGATCGTACCGGTATGGGGCTTTCAAATGCTGATAGCATTACTGCTGGCTACCTTATTCCGGCTCAACAGGGTATTGGTGATCATTGCCGCTAATATCAGCATACCTCCCATGATCCCGCTGATCGTATTCGCCAGCTTCATGATGGGTAAATATTGGGTAGGTACAGACGCAACCTTCCTGGTATTCACAAAAGCACTTACGCTGGAAACAATCCAGCAAAATGTTGTGCAATATCTGTACGGCAGTATCACCCTGGCAATACTGGCCGGCCTGGTCGCAACAGGTATCACTTACCTGCTGTTGCAATGGTTCCGTACCAGCCGTACAATTACTACTGGCCCGCCAGCCACTTAA
- a CDS encoding 3-hydroxyacyl-ACP dehydratase, with protein MLAGTFYTIVQEHAEEGQPLRLSIALNAAHPIFEGHFPGQPVVPGVCMMQTIQELLERKLERKLQLKKANSMKFLNAINPLHHPEVAIELQHTTQEDGTIKVNALLKSDPLTFMKFQGVFKNP; from the coding sequence ATGCTGGCAGGAACATTTTATACCATCGTGCAGGAGCACGCAGAAGAAGGACAGCCACTACGGTTGTCAATAGCATTAAATGCTGCTCACCCGATTTTTGAAGGACATTTTCCGGGCCAACCGGTTGTTCCGGGTGTTTGTATGATGCAGACCATCCAGGAGCTGCTGGAAAGAAAATTGGAACGCAAACTGCAGCTGAAAAAAGCGAACAGCATGAAGTTCCTGAACGCTATCAACCCGTTGCATCACCCGGAAGTTGCCATTGAACTGCAACACACCACCCAGGAAGATGGCACTATCAAAGTAAATGCTTTACTGAAAAGTGATCCGTTGACGTTTATGAAATTCCAGGGAGTATTTAAGAACCCATGA
- a CDS encoding outer membrane lipoprotein carrier protein LolA, which yields MRRGWMILSGFLLLAGQLLAQNSGFKPVADVTAFRQQFAKAAQQTRTIQADFVQEKNLSMLSDKITSKGKFWFKKEDKVRMEYQQPSYYLLVINGKDIRTKDGHKEHKVSAKSNKLFEQINKITIDCVKGSVLDNKDFTSRILENNQQYQLEMVPVAAALKQYFKAIQLLVDKKDFSVSGIRMLEVSGDDTNITFLHKQLNTDIPDAIFAVK from the coding sequence ATGCGTAGAGGATGGATGATATTGAGCGGTTTTTTACTGCTTGCCGGACAACTACTGGCACAGAACTCCGGATTTAAACCGGTCGCAGATGTTACCGCTTTCAGACAACAGTTTGCAAAAGCTGCCCAGCAAACCCGTACCATACAGGCTGATTTTGTACAGGAAAAGAATTTAAGCATGCTTTCCGATAAGATCACCTCAAAAGGGAAGTTCTGGTTCAAAAAAGAAGACAAGGTACGGATGGAATATCAACAGCCCAGTTATTATCTGCTGGTCATCAATGGAAAAGATATCCGTACAAAAGATGGTCACAAGGAACATAAGGTATCTGCAAAATCCAACAAACTATTCGAACAGATCAATAAGATCACAATAGACTGTGTAAAAGGCAGCGTACTGGATAACAAAGACTTCACCAGCCGCATACTGGAAAATAACCAGCAATATCAGCTGGAGATGGTACCGGTTGCTGCCGCCTTGAAGCAGTATTTTAAAGCAATACAGCTACTGGTAGATAAAAAGGATTTCAGCGTGTCCGGTATCCGTATGCTGGAAGTATCCGGCGATGATACCAACATCACATTTTTACATAAACAACTCAACACGGACATCCCGGATGCGATCTTTGCGGTTAAATAG
- a CDS encoding polysaccharide deacetylase family protein gives MLNYRRTNIITGILLGILLLVHMAWQPVPWWLWILPLLAWTGLTAWGACNINAGFYLPVICKSDIPDKRMALTFDDGPLPQHTPAILDILKATEVPATFFCIGERAAQHPDLLTRIQAEGHVLANHSYSHHFWFDLFGPAKMLAELRQTDQVLEKTTGLVPKLFRPPYGVTNPNLKKAILQGAYLPVGWSIRSLDTVATNEQELLQRILQKLHPGAILLLHDTCEITRKVLPELITRIRQQGYTIERIDKLLNIPAYA, from the coding sequence ATGCTAAACTACCGGCGCACAAATATTATCACGGGGATACTGTTAGGTATCCTGCTCCTGGTGCACATGGCCTGGCAGCCTGTACCCTGGTGGCTGTGGATATTGCCGTTGCTGGCCTGGACCGGGCTGACAGCATGGGGAGCATGTAATATCAATGCGGGGTTTTACCTGCCCGTAATATGTAAAAGCGATATCCCAGACAAACGTATGGCGCTAACCTTCGACGATGGCCCGCTGCCACAACATACGCCTGCCATACTGGATATACTGAAAGCCACAGAAGTACCGGCTACCTTTTTTTGTATCGGCGAAAGGGCCGCACAGCATCCGGACCTGCTGACACGTATACAGGCGGAAGGGCATGTGCTGGCAAATCATAGTTATTCACATCACTTCTGGTTCGACTTGTTTGGACCGGCAAAGATGTTAGCTGAATTACGCCAGACAGATCAGGTGCTGGAGAAAACAACGGGGCTGGTACCGAAGCTATTCCGGCCTCCTTACGGAGTAACAAACCCCAATCTGAAAAAAGCCATCCTGCAGGGAGCCTACCTGCCGGTAGGGTGGAGCATACGATCATTGGATACTGTTGCTACCAACGAACAGGAACTGCTGCAACGTATCCTGCAAAAACTACATCCGGGTGCCATCCTGCTGTTACACGACACCTGCGAAATAACCCGGAAAGTATTGCCCGAACTGATCACCCGTATCAGACAACAGGGTTATACCATCGAAAGGATTGACAAGTTATTAAACATACCTGCTTATGCGTAG
- a CDS encoding beta-ketoacyl synthase N-terminal-like domain-containing protein produces the protein MRIYIHGAGGVSPQDMTGEAPLQAAIPASEGMRFKVAEPDYKQWIDAKMIRRMSKVVKMGVAGAYRALEAASITQPDMIITGTAYGCLDDTGVFLGKMVRQQEEMLTPTAFIQSTHNTVGGQIALMLGNHGYNNTFVHRAFSFENALLDSIMLLHEKSADQILVGGVDEITTYSHQILSRFGLYKTSYNETTGLLQSNTTGTVAGEGSAFFVLGHTPSATTKAAIVGHTTLYKPADIDTVIRFIQDFLTKHRITTADIDLLLDGRNGDHTTDSLYDTIAQHLFTSHCIAAFKQLCGEYPTATAFALWLANKIISDGQLPAAAIYSGTAKQAIKNILIYNCHSGTHHTLILLTAC, from the coding sequence ATGCGTATCTACATACACGGAGCCGGTGGAGTATCTCCGCAGGATATGACAGGCGAAGCGCCTTTGCAGGCTGCTATACCAGCTTCAGAAGGTATGCGCTTCAAAGTAGCCGAACCTGATTACAAACAATGGATCGATGCCAAAATGATCCGCCGCATGAGTAAAGTGGTGAAGATGGGAGTAGCTGGCGCCTATCGCGCCCTGGAAGCAGCTTCCATCACCCAACCGGATATGATCATCACCGGCACTGCCTATGGCTGCCTGGATGATACCGGCGTGTTCCTGGGTAAAATGGTCCGCCAACAGGAAGAAATGCTGACACCAACAGCGTTCATACAGTCTACCCATAATACCGTCGGTGGACAGATCGCACTCATGCTGGGTAATCATGGCTATAACAATACATTCGTACACAGGGCCTTCTCATTCGAAAATGCTTTGCTGGATAGTATAATGTTGCTCCATGAAAAAAGTGCCGATCAGATACTGGTAGGCGGCGTGGATGAGATCACCACCTATAGCCATCAGATACTGTCACGCTTCGGCCTGTACAAAACATCATACAATGAAACAACAGGACTGTTACAAAGCAACACGACAGGCACCGTTGCCGGCGAAGGAAGCGCCTTCTTTGTACTGGGTCATACCCCATCAGCAACAACAAAAGCAGCTATCGTAGGTCACACCACGTTGTACAAGCCTGCTGATATAGATACTGTCATCCGTTTTATTCAGGACTTCTTAACGAAACACCGTATTACGACAGCAGATATCGACCTGCTACTGGATGGCCGTAACGGAGACCACACCACCGATAGCCTATACGACACGATCGCACAACACTTATTCACATCGCATTGTATTGCCGCATTTAAGCAACTTTGTGGAGAATATCCTACGGCCACCGCCTTCGCGCTCTGGCTGGCTAATAAGATAATAAGCGATGGTCAGTTGCCTGCAGCAGCTATCTATAGCGGAACGGCTAAACAAGCGATCAAAAACATATTGATATATAACTGTCATAGTGGTACGCACCACACTTTGATATTATTAACCGCATGCTAA
- a CDS encoding beta-ketoacyl-[acyl-carrier-protein] synthase family protein, translating to MSDKVWIAGGGVICGIGFNLNDCLQSFRQGHTGMAVMQYLRSIHQPVFPVAEVKADNTTLAEMAGMSAVWSRTALLSAIAAREAWKATGLGDIRQYRVGFVSANTVGGMDKTEDFFEPFLQDPQKGRLHQVVHHECGTVTEGVADALGITHHISTISTACSSGANAIMYGARLLKNNIVDIVIAGGTDALTRFTINGFNTLMILDQEPCRPFDDSRKGLNLGEGAGYVILVRESLLDQQGITPWCRLSGYANANDAYHQTASSPDGTGNYLAMKGALDMAGLSPADIAYINLHGTGTQNNDSSEATAIQRLFGAQLPPMSSTKSFTGHTLGASGGIEAVFAAKAVQEGIIYPNARFSTPMKELPVIPATAYTSGVQLSHAMSNSFGFGGNCSSLVFSAQ from the coding sequence ATGAGTGACAAAGTATGGATAGCAGGCGGAGGGGTGATCTGCGGTATCGGCTTTAACCTGAATGACTGTCTGCAGTCTTTCCGCCAGGGCCATACAGGTATGGCAGTCATGCAATACCTGCGGTCTATACATCAACCTGTTTTCCCGGTAGCAGAAGTAAAAGCGGACAATACTACGCTGGCTGAGATGGCTGGTATGTCGGCGGTATGGAGCCGTACCGCCTTGCTGAGCGCCATAGCAGCCCGCGAAGCCTGGAAGGCAACAGGATTGGGCGATATCCGGCAATACCGCGTAGGATTCGTATCTGCCAATACCGTTGGGGGCATGGACAAAACGGAAGATTTTTTCGAACCTTTCCTGCAAGACCCGCAAAAAGGCCGGCTGCATCAGGTTGTACATCACGAATGTGGTACCGTTACCGAAGGAGTAGCAGATGCACTGGGTATCACTCATCACATCTCTACCATCAGCACTGCCTGTTCTTCCGGTGCCAATGCCATTATGTACGGCGCCCGCCTGTTAAAGAATAACATCGTCGATATAGTGATAGCCGGCGGTACCGATGCCCTCACAAGATTTACGATCAATGGCTTTAATACCCTGATGATACTGGACCAGGAACCTTGCCGCCCATTCGATGACTCCCGTAAAGGGCTTAACCTGGGAGAAGGCGCCGGCTATGTAATACTGGTACGCGAATCGCTCCTGGACCAACAGGGTATCACACCCTGGTGTCGCCTCAGTGGTTATGCCAATGCCAACGATGCCTATCACCAGACAGCTTCATCCCCCGATGGTACCGGCAACTACCTGGCGATGAAAGGCGCACTGGACATGGCAGGACTATCGCCTGCAGACATAGCATATATTAACCTGCATGGTACCGGCACCCAGAATAATGACAGCTCCGAAGCAACCGCCATCCAACGGTTGTTTGGAGCGCAACTACCGCCGATGAGCTCCACCAAATCATTCACAGGACATACCCTGGGAGCCAGCGGTGGCATTGAAGCCGTATTCGCTGCCAAAGCCGTACAGGAAGGGATCATTTATCCCAATGCACGCTTTAGCACCCCCATGAAAGAATTGCCGGTGATACCGGCCACAGCGTATACCTCCGGCGTTCAGTTATCCCATGCCATGTCCAATTCATTTGGATTTGGGGGTAACTGCTCCAGCCTGGTGTTCTCTGCACAATAG
- a CDS encoding phosphopantetheine-binding protein, producing MEKLMADLKAQIIEQLNLQEVKPADIDNDEPLFKEGLGLDSIDALELIVLMQQYYNVRIANPDDGPAIFKSVRSMAEYITAHQSKQG from the coding sequence ATGGAAAAATTGATGGCAGATCTGAAAGCACAGATCATTGAGCAGTTGAATTTACAGGAAGTAAAACCGGCAGACATCGACAATGATGAACCTTTATTCAAAGAGGGACTGGGACTGGATTCTATCGATGCACTCGAACTGATCGTATTGATGCAGCAGTACTATAACGTACGTATAGCCAACCCGGACGACGGACCGGCTATCTTCAAGTCTGTTCGTTCAATGGCGGAATATATTACTGCACATCAAAGTAAACAAGGATGA
- a CDS encoding NAD(P)/FAD-dependent oxidoreductase, with the protein MKTEQVDVLVIGAGPAGTVAASIIHQAGYKVRIVEKQQFPRFVIGESLLPRSMEALEEAGFLPAIKKQGFQEKFGAKFVKDNSVCDFTFKEQYTPGWTWTWQVTRADFDKTLADTVAEMGVPVSYQTTVTGIRFNGSDSVTTIVDEQGNESEIAARFIVDGSGYGRVIPRLFNLEGTSVLQPRKALFAHTVDQRRSMADEPNRITAVVHKKGVWIWIIPFSTGVTSVGFVGDPSFFEQYGGNAEQQFRALLEAEPYTRERFRDVPLVFEPRVLESWSATTEKFYGEGYVLTGNVTEFLDPIFSSGVTLACVSSQTAAKLVIRKLKGEDVDWEQEYMAPTLQGVNTFRSYVTAWYEGTLDTIFFCKEPDYEIQKQICSVLAGYVWDMSNPYVKAHGTALKRLARTIELTERIKESS; encoded by the coding sequence ATGAAAACTGAGCAGGTAGACGTATTAGTGATCGGAGCTGGCCCTGCCGGAACGGTGGCCGCTTCTATCATCCATCAGGCCGGATATAAGGTCAGGATCGTCGAAAAACAACAGTTCCCGCGTTTTGTGATAGGCGAAAGCCTGTTACCCCGCAGTATGGAAGCGCTGGAAGAAGCAGGATTTTTGCCTGCCATTAAAAAGCAAGGCTTCCAGGAAAAGTTCGGCGCCAAGTTCGTTAAAGACAACAGCGTCTGCGACTTTACTTTCAAGGAGCAATATACACCGGGATGGACTTGGACCTGGCAAGTCACCAGGGCCGATTTCGACAAGACCCTGGCCGATACAGTAGCCGAAATGGGCGTGCCTGTATCCTACCAGACGACCGTTACCGGCATACGATTTAATGGCTCCGACTCAGTGACCACCATCGTCGATGAGCAGGGAAATGAAAGTGAGATCGCTGCCCGCTTTATCGTGGATGGCAGCGGATATGGACGTGTGATCCCCCGTTTGTTCAACCTGGAAGGTACCTCCGTACTACAACCCCGTAAAGCACTCTTCGCACATACCGTAGACCAGCGCCGTTCTATGGCAGACGAACCCAACCGGATCACTGCTGTAGTACACAAAAAAGGCGTCTGGATATGGATCATCCCCTTCTCTACCGGCGTAACCTCCGTAGGCTTCGTAGGAGATCCTTCCTTCTTTGAACAATATGGTGGCAATGCCGAACAACAATTCCGGGCATTGCTCGAGGCTGAACCCTACACCCGTGAACGTTTCAGGGATGTACCCCTGGTATTTGAACCGCGGGTGCTGGAATCCTGGTCTGCCACCACAGAGAAATTCTATGGTGAAGGATATGTACTCACCGGCAACGTAACCGAATTTCTGGACCCGATTTTCTCTTCTGGCGTAACTTTGGCCTGTGTATCCAGCCAGACGGCTGCAAAACTTGTGATCCGCAAACTGAAAGGTGAAGATGTAGACTGGGAACAGGAATATATGGCGCCGACATTACAAGGTGTTAATACCTTCCGCTCCTATGTGACAGCCTGGTATGAAGGAACGCTCGACACCATATTTTTCTGTAAAGAACCGGACTACGAGATACAGAAACAAATATGTTCCGTATTGGCAGGATATGTGTGGGACATGAGCAACCCATACGTCAAAGCACATGGTACTGCCTTGAAACGACTGGCCAGGACCATCGAGCTTACAGAAAGAATAAAAGAAAGTAGTTGA